The following are encoded together in the Deinococcus soli (ex Cha et al. 2016) genome:
- a CDS encoding molecular chaperone, which produces MRRLAGLLLALGAAAAQGFSVSPTAFNLNPERTNTAQVRFENPSGGTMSFQVEVRRWGTQGGEHVYEPTRDVIVNPASFTLKRGEGQVIRLGLLKKAGADELTYRVFVQQVPNSDTPSESSGTPDAQMNVRQLVQLSLPVYVTPPGSAPRVALQVRQSGSQGTLDLVNSGNAHQTYRVLSALVGDRSVNLGSTAVLGRSTLSLPLGELGGARTVTVAFTDASGKVGRETVTLP; this is translated from the coding sequence GTGAGGCGCCTCGCGGGTCTGCTGCTGGCGCTGGGTGCGGCCGCCGCCCAGGGGTTCAGCGTGAGTCCCACCGCGTTCAACCTGAACCCGGAACGGACGAACACGGCGCAGGTGCGTTTCGAGAATCCCTCTGGGGGCACCATGAGCTTTCAGGTGGAGGTGCGCCGCTGGGGGACACAGGGCGGGGAGCACGTCTACGAACCGACCCGGGACGTGATCGTGAATCCCGCGAGCTTCACGCTGAAGCGTGGCGAGGGGCAGGTGATCCGGCTGGGGCTGCTGAAGAAGGCCGGCGCGGACGAACTGACCTACCGGGTGTTCGTGCAGCAGGTGCCGAACAGCGATACGCCGTCGGAGTCCAGCGGCACGCCGGACGCCCAGATGAACGTGCGTCAGCTGGTGCAGCTGTCCCTGCCGGTGTACGTCACCCCGCCGGGCAGCGCGCCCCGCGTGGCGTTGCAGGTGCGCCAGTCGGGGTCGCAGGGCACGCTGGACCTCGTGAACAGCGGCAACGCCCACCAGACCTACCGGGTGCTGAGTGCCCTGGTGGGGGACCGCAGCGTGAACCTGGGCAGCACGGCCGTGCTGGGCCGCAGCACCCTGAGTCTGCCGCTGGGCGAGCTGGGCGGGGCGCGCACCGTGACGGTGGCGTTCACGGACGCGAGCGGCAAGGTCGGACGTGAGACGGTCACGCTGCCCTGA
- a CDS encoding M23 family metallopeptidase, producing the protein MRRMVGVIVTVLVLAGVAYLLWPLIQGAQRMAALMAEPAPVAGSLPNPLPGQRFVDTWGGARSQGRRHEGVDIFAPRGTPIRATTRGMVVNVGPNNLGGRTVMILGPAGQRHYYAHLERYPDLKRGDWVQAGDVVGFVGDSGNAKGTPPHLHYGIYAGGGAINPYPLLQND; encoded by the coding sequence ATGCGCAGGATGGTCGGGGTGATCGTGACGGTGCTGGTCCTGGCGGGCGTGGCGTACCTGCTGTGGCCGCTGATTCAGGGGGCTCAGCGGATGGCAGCGCTGATGGCCGAACCCGCTCCGGTGGCGGGCAGTCTGCCCAATCCCCTGCCGGGACAGCGCTTCGTGGACACCTGGGGTGGGGCGCGCAGTCAGGGGCGGCGGCACGAGGGCGTGGACATCTTCGCGCCGCGCGGCACGCCCATCCGCGCCACGACGCGCGGCATGGTCGTGAACGTCGGGCCGAACAACCTGGGGGGCCGCACGGTGATGATCCTGGGTCCGGCGGGACAGCGGCACTACTACGCTCACCTGGAGCGGTATCCGGACCTGAAGCGCGGGGACTGGGTGCAGGCGGGCGACGTGGTGGGCTTCGTGGGGGACAGCGGAAACGCGAAGGGCACGCCGCCGCACCTGCACTACGGGATCTATGCGGGGGGCGGGGCGATCAATCCGTACCCGCTGCTGCAGAACGACTGA
- a CDS encoding M16 family metallopeptidase: MPVRPPPSSPAHLWTLPGGLTVVFERRHTPGFAFDLRVPVGSAHDPAGAEGTGGVLEEWLFKGAAGMDARALQDAFDDLGVRRGGGVGPEATRIGVSGLRADLRAALALTADVLSRPELPGDEFEILTDLARQDLEGLEDSPADRLATRARQVAFPRPAASPYAGYAHPASGTPEGLDALTPQGVREHLTRYGQAGSVLGLVADLDPEGALTLIQETLGGLRPGLDEPVPAPFQPHAQAHEPHPDGEQTHLSLTAPGVGPRDTHWLAWQVALTALSGGSASRLFHAVREERGLAYAVSASPILLGGHGYLSAYAASTPERAPETLQVLRAELARLPQGLTPAEFERARTGLATSVIFGAESLRGRAHALTRDVALFGHPRSVQTLRESIQALTLTQVNDFLSTYDPTRDATIVTLGPSDPTQTPMDPAHA, translated from the coding sequence ATGCCTGTCCGCCCCCCGCCCAGTTCCCCCGCCCACCTGTGGACCCTGCCCGGCGGCCTGACCGTCGTGTTCGAACGCCGCCACACGCCCGGTTTCGCGTTCGACCTGCGGGTCCCGGTCGGCAGCGCCCACGACCCCGCCGGGGCGGAGGGGACGGGCGGCGTACTGGAAGAATGGCTGTTCAAGGGCGCCGCCGGAATGGACGCCCGCGCCCTGCAGGACGCCTTCGACGACCTCGGCGTGCGCCGGGGCGGCGGCGTGGGTCCCGAGGCGACCCGCATCGGCGTGAGTGGCCTGCGCGCCGACCTGCGCGCCGCGCTGGCCCTCACCGCCGACGTCCTCAGCCGCCCCGAACTGCCCGGGGACGAATTCGAGATCCTCACCGACCTCGCCCGGCAGGACCTCGAAGGTCTGGAGGACAGCCCCGCCGACCGGCTCGCCACCCGCGCCCGGCAGGTCGCCTTTCCCCGCCCGGCGGCCTCCCCGTACGCCGGGTACGCGCACCCCGCCAGCGGCACCCCCGAGGGCCTTGACGCCCTCACCCCGCAGGGCGTGCGCGAGCACCTCACCCGCTACGGGCAGGCGGGCAGCGTGCTGGGTCTCGTTGCCGACCTAGACCCCGAAGGCGCCCTCACGCTGATTCAGGAGACCCTCGGCGGCCTGCGGCCCGGGCTCGACGAACCCGTCCCCGCGCCCTTCCAGCCCCACGCGCAGGCGCACGAACCCCACCCGGACGGCGAGCAGACGCACCTCAGCCTCACCGCGCCCGGCGTCGGCCCCCGCGACACGCACTGGCTGGCGTGGCAGGTCGCCCTGACCGCCCTCAGCGGCGGCAGCGCCAGCCGTCTGTTCCACGCCGTCCGCGAGGAACGCGGCCTCGCGTACGCCGTCAGCGCCAGCCCCATCCTCCTCGGCGGGCACGGCTACCTCAGCGCGTACGCCGCCAGTACCCCGGAGCGCGCCCCCGAAACCCTCCAGGTCCTCCGCGCGGAACTCGCCCGCCTCCCGCAGGGCCTGACCCCCGCCGAGTTCGAACGGGCCCGCACCGGACTCGCCACCAGCGTCATCTTCGGCGCCGAGAGCCTGCGCGGCCGCGCCCACGCCCTCACCCGCGACGTCGCCCTGTTCGGCCACCCCCGCTCCGTCCAGACCCTGCGCGAGAGCATCCAGGCCCTCACCCTGACGCAGGTCAACGACTTCCTGAGCACCTACGACCCCACCCGGGACGCCACCATCGTCACCCTCGGCCCCAGCGACCCCACCCAGACCCCAATGGACCCAGCCCATGCCTGA